GATCGGCAACTACGGCATCATCGAAGCCGATTTTGAAGGTAAATGCTGCGTCAAGGGATATGTCGTACATGAGTGGTGCGACACGCCGTCCAATTTTCGCGCCCAGTATGATCTGGACGCTTTTTTAAAGAAGAGCGGAATTCCGGGGATTTACGGCTTGGATACCCGCGAGATCACCAAGATCATCCGCGAACACGGCGTGATGAATGCGATGATCTGCGACGAAGTTCCGAAAGATTTGACCGGTGCTAAAAATTATCTGATTGTCGATGCAGTCAAGAGTGTCACTTGCGAAAAAATCGAGGAGTTTCCGGCGCAAGGTGAAACCAAATATAAAGTTGCTTTAGCCGATTACGGCGCAAAGCACAACATCATCCGTGAGCTGCGCAAACGCGGCTGTGCGGTGACCGTCGTGCCCTCTTATACGACCGCGAAAGAAATATTAGCCCTAAAGCCCGATGGCGTGATGCTGTCGAACGGACCGGGAGACCCTGCGGAAAATACGGAGATCATCAAAGAACTGGGCAATTTATTCGGAAAGGTTCCGATTTTTGGTATCTGCCTGGGGCATCAGCTGCTTGCGCTCAGTCAGGGCGGCAAGACCATGAAGCTCAAATACGGGCATCGCGGCGTCAACCAACCGGTGCGCGATCTGCTCGGGACGAGAACTTATATCACGAGCCAGAACCACGGCTACGCAGTCGTTTCTGACACGGTCAAAAACGGCGTGATCAGCTTCGAAAACGCCAATGACGGTACCTGCGAGGGCGTGGACTACACCGACGCAAAGGCGTTTACGGTTCAATTTCACCCCGAGGCCTCCTCGGGCCCGCTGGATACGGCGTTTTTGTTCGACCGGTTCTGTGCGTTGATGGATAGTAATTGTCATTCTGAGCGAAGCCGAAGAATCTCTGACTGATTAAGGCCCTTTTAAAGAAAAGAAAGGCAGGACTAAAACTTCATGCCGTTAGATAAAAGCATTCAAAAAGTTTTAATGATCGGCTCCGGCCCGATAGTGATCGGGCAGGCGGCTGAGTTTGACTATGCGGGCGCACAAGCCTGCCGCGTGCTCAAAGACGCGGGCGTCAATGTGGTTCTCGTCAACTCCAACCCCGCAACGATCATGACCGATAACGCGCTGGCGGATGAGATTTATCTCGAACCGCTCAACGTCGAGACGCTGAAGCGTATTATCGAAAAAGAGAAGCCTGACGCGATGTTAGCCGGACTCGGCGGACAGACCGGGCTGACGCTCTCGATGCAGCTCGAAAGCGACGGATTTTTACAAAAGCACAACGTCCGGCTGATCGGCACCAACGTCGAGGCCATCAAAAAGGCCGAAGATAGGGAACTTTTCAAAGAGACCATGGAGGTCATCGGCGAGCCGGTGATCCCGTCGGACATCACAACGACCGTACCCGGCGCGCTGGAGATTGCGGAAAAGATCGGCTATCCGGTCATCGTCCGCCCGGCCTACACCCTCGGAGGAACGGGCGGCGGCGTCGCTTATACGCCCGAGGAGCTCAAAGCAGTTGCGGCGACCGGTATCGACGCTTCGCCGATCGATCAGATTTTGGTCGAGCGGTATATCTACGGATGGAAAGAGATCGAATTCGAGACCATGCGCGACGCGGTCGGCAACGTGATCGCGGTGTGCAGCATGGAGAATTTCGACCCGGTCGGCGTGCATACCGGCGACAGCATTGTCGTCGCTCCGGCGCTGACGCTTTCGGACAAGGAATATCAGATGCTGCGCTCGGCGTCGTTGAACATCATCTCGGCGCTCGGCATTGTCGGCGGCTGCAACTGCCAGTTCGCGCTGAACCCCGACAGCTTTGACTATGCGGTCATCGAAGTCAACCCGCGTGTATCGCGCTCCTCGGCGTTAGCTTCCAAGGCGACCGGTTACCCGATTGCGAAGATCACAACAAAAATCGCGCTCGGTTATACCCTCGACGAGATCAAAAACGACATCACGGGTAAGACCTGCGCCTGCTTTGAGCCGACACTCGACTATGTGGTCGTGAAATTACCCAAGTGGCCGTTTGACAAATTCTTCGGGGCATCGCGCAAACTCGGCACCCAGATGAAGGCCACGGGCGAGGTCATGTCGATTGCGCCGACCTTTGAGATGGCGCTGATGAAAGCCGTGCGAGGCGCGGAGATTTCGTTGGATACCCTGAACGCGCAGCCGCTTTACAATGAACCGATCAAAGAGCGGTTGAAACGCATCGACGATTATCGGTTGTTTACGGTGTTCGAAGCGCTGAAAGCGGGTATCTCAGTCGAGGAGATCAATGAAATCACCAAAATCGATAAGTGGTTTTTATATAAGATGACGAGACTGGCCGATTACGAGGCACAGATTGTGAAATCCGGCTTGGACGAAGAAAGTTACTTGGCCGGAAAGAAATTCGGCTACACCGACAAGGCGCTCACGCGTCTTTCGGGAATGAAAACGCTGCCCTACAGCTGTGATTTTGCCTACAAAATGGTCGACACCTGCGGCGCGGAATTTGACGCCGAGACGCCGTATTTTTACTCGACCTGCGGCGCGAAGTGTGAGGCAAGGCCGTTCAAACGTTCGGGGAAACCTGTTGTGATAGTTCTCGGCTCGGGCCCGATCCGTATCGGGCAGGGCATCGAGTTCGACTACTCTTCGGTGCATTGCGTCTGGGCGCTCAAAGAGATGGGCTACGACGTCGTGATCATCAACAACAACCCGGAGACCGTCTCGACCGACTACGACACCGCCGACCGGCTCTATTTTGAGCCGCTTTCGCCCGAGGATGTGATGAACATCGTCAAAGTCGAAAACCCTGTGGGCGTCGTGGTCGCGTTCGGCGGGCAGACGGCCATCAAACTGACAAAATTCCTCGACCAAAACGGAGTAAAGATTTTGGGCACCTCCGCCGAGGGCATCGACATCGCCGAAGACCGCGAGCGATTTGACGCGCTGCTCGAACAGTTCGGCATCCGCAGACCAAAGGGCTTCGGCGTGAGTACGTTTGAAGAGGCCTTGAACGCGGCGAACGAACTCGGTTATCCGGTCTTGCTGCGCCCGTCCTACGTTATCGGCGGACAGAATATGAAAATCGTGCATGATGCAAACGAAGTACGCATCTATATGGAGCGGATTTTGGCGCAGGGCATTGACAATCCGGTACTCGTTGATAAATACATGCCGGGCACCGAGCTTGAAGTGGATGTGATTTCCGACGGGCGTGACGTGCTGATTCCGGGTATTATGGAGCATATCGAACGGGCGGGCGTGCATAGCGGCGACTCGATTGCGGTCTATCCGCCGTACAGCATCAGCGACAAGATGATGATGACCATCACCGACTGTTCGACCAAACTCGCGCTGGCGCTTAGAACCAAGGGACTTGTCAACATTCAATATCTGATCAGCGAGGGCGAGCTCTATGTGATTGAGGTCAATCCGCGCGCTTCGCGCACCGTACCGTATATCAGCAAGGTAACCGGCGTTCCGATGACCGATCTGGCGGCCAAAGTCATGGTCGGAAAAGAGCTGGCTTCGCTCGGCTACGGCATCGGGTTATATCGCATTCCGCCGTATTTCACGGTCAAAGTGCCGGTGTTCTCGTTTGAAAAACTGGCGGACGCGAACGCCTATCTCGGCCCCGAGATGAAGAGCACGGGCGAGGTGCTCGGCATCGGGAAAACGCTGAACGAGGCGTTATTCAAGGGCATCGCGGCTTCGGGCAAACGCCTGAGAGCGCCGTCGCCCGGTAAACCGGCAGGCGTATTTATCAGTGTCGATGTCCATGACCGGTTTGAAATTGTGTCAATTGCCAAAAAGCTCGACGACCTCAAATTCGAAATCTACGCCACCGTCGATACCGCAGAGGCCATTCGCAACCTCGGTATCGATGTCACGGCAGTCAGTAACGTCAAAAAGGATGCATTCGACTTGCTCGAGAGCGGAAAAATCAGCTTTGTGGTCTACACCGGCGCGCTGATGGATGAGAGCGTCGAGGACTTTATCGCGCTCAGCCGCAAGTCGCTGCTGCTGTCGATCCCGTGTTTTACTTCGCTCGACACGGCGAATGCCGCCGCAGATATTCTGCGCAGCCGTTTTAACCTCGGCAACACCGAGCTCGTCGACATCAACCATATGCGTGAAGAAAAACAGAAAATCAAATTTATGAAGATGCAGGGCACCGGCGACGACTATATCTTCATTGACAATTTTGATGGGCACATCACCTGTCCCGAATCGTTGTGCATCGAATTATGCGACCGGCACTACGGGGTCGGCGGAGATGGGCTGGTGCTGATCGAAAAATCGAAGATTGCCGACGCAAAAATGCGTATTTTCAATCGCGACGGCTCCGAAGGCAGGATGGCCGGGAACAGCATCCGCTCAGTCGGCAAGTATTTATATGACAACGGCTTTATCGGGCGCGACACCGCGAAAATCGAGACGGCAAGCGGCATCCGCAATCTCAAACTCTATGTCCGCAATAACAAAGTCACCTATGCGGGCGTCGAGATGGGTAAGGCCGATCTCACCGCGAAGAAAATTCCTACAACGATTAAAGCCGAAAAAGTGATCGACTATCCGGTCGAGATCGGCGGCAAGGATTACCGGATCACCTGCGTGAACGTCGGAAATCCCCACTGCGTGGTGTTCTGCGACCGGGTGGACGGAATTGACATCGAGACCGTCGGCCCGCAGTTCGAAAACGCCCCGATCTTCCCCGAGCGCGTCAATACCGAATTCATCCGCGTGGTCAATAAGAGCACGATCAAGATGCGGGTCTATGAACGCGGCAACGGCGAGACCATGGCCTGCGGCACCGGCGCCTGCGCGGCCGTCGTCGCGGCGGTCGAAAACGGATTTTGCGCCAAGGGCGAAGACATCACCGTCAAGCTGCGCGGCGGCGATCTGACAGTTAACTATACCGACGAGGGCATCACGCTGACCGGCGACACAAAACTGGTGTATATCGGCGTAGCAGAATATTGATAGATCGATAAGTAAAGTAAATAATCATGATATCGCGCGGCGTTTCGCCGCGTGATATTTTATATATAGTGAAGCCATTGCTTGTCCGAATAAACACCCGGTTTATTTAAATATAATTCTTTGAAAAGATTGACATGGCAGCCGCCTGATGTTTACAATGGGAATCAAGGAAATGAGTGGTTCAAGCAAAAAACAGGAGGACGGTATGGCTTATATTGCGGAAGAGGGAAAAAATAATTTAAAATATACAATTGAAAACGGTACGCTTGCCTTTCAATCAATTGCCGGTATGAAAACAGCGACAAATATGGGCGGTGTATTTTCATTGAAAACAGAACACGGCTGCTTTGACGAACGGGATGCAAAGGGCTCGTTCGCGCAGCAAGAGAACGGTCTGATTGCGAATTATGCGTTTGCGCATGGCTTGACGGTGCAGGTGCATTGGATAAAGACGGCTGGAGCTATTGAGCGGGAGGACGCAGTGATTCACAACGGCACTTCACCGGTGACGATTTTCGGTTACAGTGCGGTCACCGCGATCTCCGGTCAATTTGATTTATATACCCAATCCAACGAGTGGACAAGAGAGAATCAAGGGCAGTGGCGGGAACTGACTTACGGAACTTTTGAAATATCTGCCCATGGAGCGCGTACCTGTCAGGGCGCAACGCCATATATGGCATTAAAAAACACCGAGACAGGGAAAGGAATTGGGGTGCATTCTCTTGTGAGCGGCGATTGGCAAATTCGAGCCGAAGTCGCAAGCCCGACGGCTTCACCTATATTGTTAATCAGCACCGGCCCGGATGAGAGCGGATTGGCATATCAGATTTTGCCGGGAGAGAGCGCGGTGTTTTCACGTGCGGTGTTTTTGAATCTTGCCGACGGAATGCCGGAGTCCGGTGCCGCCGCTTTTCAGCGGTATCTGCTTGCGGACGCAGCTCATAAAAATCCGAAAACCATCCCTATCGAGTTCAATACCTGGTTTTATAATTTTGAACAACTCGACGAGGATGAACTGCTCCGGCAGCTTGACGCGGCGGCGGAGCTCGGCTGCGAGGCGTTTACCGTCGACGCGGGTTGGTACGGGCAACTGGAGGGCGCCTGGCATGTGCAGGTCGGGGACTGGCGCGAAAAGGCCGACGGGGCTTTTCATGGGAAAATGAGCGAATTTGCGGACAAGGTCCGTAATAAAGGCTTGATTTTCGGTATTTGGATCGAGCCGGAGCGACTGGCGAAAAATGTGCCTTTTGCTTTGGAACATCCCGAATGGTTTTTACCCGATGGCAATGGGTTTTTGTCCCCCGATCTCGACCGGGAGGAAGCTGCGCAATATACTTTTGATACGATTCGCGAAATCATCGAACGCTACAATGCGGGCTGGGTTAAAATCGATTTTAACCATGCGCTCGGGCGCGATGTGCACGGCATAGCGCACATGGGTTATCTGCGGCAAATGTGGCGAATGATGGACGACGTCCGGGCGAAATACCCGAATTTGATTTTGGAGGGCTGCTCGAGCGGCGGCATGCGTTTTGAAGCCGAGGCGCAAAAGCACTTCGACGTGTGTTTCATGTCCGACACGGTGAACCCTTGGGATGTGCTGCGAATCGGAGAGGGTGCTGCGCTGCGAATATTGACCGGGCGGGTGCTGCGTTGGTGCTGCTTACAGCCCGGCGGTAAAATCCCGCATTACGGTTTTACGGAGCCGTTCACGCCGTTGCTGACGCCCAAAAAAGCCATCTGGGACGAGGTGGAGAACGTCGACCCGGATTTTTTGCTCAAGGTCTGTTTGCGGGGGCATCTGTCGTTTTCGGGTGAGATGGCGGGACTGGACGAACGGACAAAGGAACAGATCAAAAAGGCAATCGCTTTTACGAAAAAGCACCGCAGATTGATCCAGCGGGGCATCTTTCATCCGCTGACGCCGATTCGGGATATGGAGGACAGGAGCGGTTGGAGTGCCTCCTATATCGAGAGGACACAAGCCGCGTCCGGTGAAGCCGCAAACGGTGACGCCGAACACGGTAACGCCGTCGGGATTTTCCACGCATTCCGGTTGGATTCGCCCACGGAAGAAATGGCGTTCCGCCTGCCGCCGGAAGCCGTGATCGGGCGGTATGTCATTGAAGATTACGATACCGGTGAGACCTTTGAAGCCGATGCAGAAGTGTTGGCGAAAAAGGGTATTGTAATTAAGCTTCCGCATAAAAACAGAGGAATAGTGTTGGTTTTCCACCGTAAGTAAAAAATGAGGGGAACGGTTTCGGATCTTATCCCTTATGATCCGTTTCGTATATAAAACACCGAG
This region of Oscillospiraceae bacterium genomic DNA includes:
- a CDS encoding carbamoyl phosphate synthase small subunit, whose product is MGKRFLVLDDGTTFEGIGFGADTGCTGELVFTTGMCGYIETLTDPSYYGQIVLQTFPLIGNYGIIEADFEGKCCVKGYVVHEWCDTPSNFRAQYDLDAFLKKSGIPGIYGLDTREITKIIREHGVMNAMICDEVPKDLTGAKNYLIVDAVKSVTCEKIEEFPAQGETKYKVALADYGAKHNIIRELRKRGCAVTVVPSYTTAKEILALKPDGVMLSNGPGDPAENTEIIKELGNLFGKVPIFGICLGHQLLALSQGGKTMKLKYGHRGVNQPVRDLLGTRTYITSQNHGYAVVSDTVKNGVISFENANDGTCEGVDYTDAKAFTVQFHPEASSGPLDTAFLFDRFCALMDSNCHSERSRRISD
- the carB gene encoding carbamoyl-phosphate synthase large subunit, whose product is MPLDKSIQKVLMIGSGPIVIGQAAEFDYAGAQACRVLKDAGVNVVLVNSNPATIMTDNALADEIYLEPLNVETLKRIIEKEKPDAMLAGLGGQTGLTLSMQLESDGFLQKHNVRLIGTNVEAIKKAEDRELFKETMEVIGEPVIPSDITTTVPGALEIAEKIGYPVIVRPAYTLGGTGGGVAYTPEELKAVAATGIDASPIDQILVERYIYGWKEIEFETMRDAVGNVIAVCSMENFDPVGVHTGDSIVVAPALTLSDKEYQMLRSASLNIISALGIVGGCNCQFALNPDSFDYAVIEVNPRVSRSSALASKATGYPIAKITTKIALGYTLDEIKNDITGKTCACFEPTLDYVVVKLPKWPFDKFFGASRKLGTQMKATGEVMSIAPTFEMALMKAVRGAEISLDTLNAQPLYNEPIKERLKRIDDYRLFTVFEALKAGISVEEINEITKIDKWFLYKMTRLADYEAQIVKSGLDEESYLAGKKFGYTDKALTRLSGMKTLPYSCDFAYKMVDTCGAEFDAETPYFYSTCGAKCEARPFKRSGKPVVIVLGSGPIRIGQGIEFDYSSVHCVWALKEMGYDVVIINNNPETVSTDYDTADRLYFEPLSPEDVMNIVKVENPVGVVVAFGGQTAIKLTKFLDQNGVKILGTSAEGIDIAEDRERFDALLEQFGIRRPKGFGVSTFEEALNAANELGYPVLLRPSYVIGGQNMKIVHDANEVRIYMERILAQGIDNPVLVDKYMPGTELEVDVISDGRDVLIPGIMEHIERAGVHSGDSIAVYPPYSISDKMMMTITDCSTKLALALRTKGLVNIQYLISEGELYVIEVNPRASRTVPYISKVTGVPMTDLAAKVMVGKELASLGYGIGLYRIPPYFTVKVPVFSFEKLADANAYLGPEMKSTGEVLGIGKTLNEALFKGIAASGKRLRAPSPGKPAGVFISVDVHDRFEIVSIAKKLDDLKFEIYATVDTAEAIRNLGIDVTAVSNVKKDAFDLLESGKISFVVYTGALMDESVEDFIALSRKSLLLSIPCFTSLDTANAAADILRSRFNLGNTELVDINHMREEKQKIKFMKMQGTGDDYIFIDNFDGHITCPESLCIELCDRHYGVGGDGLVLIEKSKIADAKMRIFNRDGSEGRMAGNSIRSVGKYLYDNGFIGRDTAKIETASGIRNLKLYVRNNKVTYAGVEMGKADLTAKKIPTTIKAEKVIDYPVEIGGKDYRITCVNVGNPHCVVFCDRVDGIDIETVGPQFENAPIFPERVNTEFIRVVNKSTIKMRVYERGNGETMACGTGACAAVVAAVENGFCAKGEDITVKLRGGDLTVNYTDEGITLTGDTKLVYIGVAEY
- a CDS encoding alpha-galactosidase; translated protein: MAYIAEEGKNNLKYTIENGTLAFQSIAGMKTATNMGGVFSLKTEHGCFDERDAKGSFAQQENGLIANYAFAHGLTVQVHWIKTAGAIEREDAVIHNGTSPVTIFGYSAVTAISGQFDLYTQSNEWTRENQGQWRELTYGTFEISAHGARTCQGATPYMALKNTETGKGIGVHSLVSGDWQIRAEVASPTASPILLISTGPDESGLAYQILPGESAVFSRAVFLNLADGMPESGAAAFQRYLLADAAHKNPKTIPIEFNTWFYNFEQLDEDELLRQLDAAAELGCEAFTVDAGWYGQLEGAWHVQVGDWREKADGAFHGKMSEFADKVRNKGLIFGIWIEPERLAKNVPFALEHPEWFLPDGNGFLSPDLDREEAAQYTFDTIREIIERYNAGWVKIDFNHALGRDVHGIAHMGYLRQMWRMMDDVRAKYPNLILEGCSSGGMRFEAEAQKHFDVCFMSDTVNPWDVLRIGEGAALRILTGRVLRWCCLQPGGKIPHYGFTEPFTPLLTPKKAIWDEVENVDPDFLLKVCLRGHLSFSGEMAGLDERTKEQIKKAIAFTKKHRRLIQRGIFHPLTPIRDMEDRSGWSASYIERTQAASGEAANGDAEHGNAVGIFHAFRLDSPTEEMAFRLPPEAVIGRYVIEDYDTGETFEADAEVLAKKGIVIKLPHKNRGIVLVFHRK